A region of the Microbacterium sp. SL75 genome:
GTCGACGCCGTACTCGGCGTAGCCGCCGAAGGGGTTGCTGGCGGGCGAGAAGCCCCAGAACCCGTACCCGGCCTCTTTCAGCCCGTGACGCTTCTGCACCTCGACGGTGATCGGGTGGTTCACGCCCCACGAGCGCGGGCCCCATTCGGTCTCGGGGATCAGCAGATCGGGCATGAGCGCCTCGAACATGCTCCCGCCCCAGCTCGGGGCGAACGACATGCCGTCGTAGGAATACACGCCCTCGTAGACGTCGATGCCGTCGTAGGTGCGGGTCTCGCCGGTGGGCAGCTGCTCCTGCCACGCCCAGTCGCAGCCGGCGGGCATGGTGCGGTGGGTACCGTACAGCCCCGTTGCCGGGATCGCCCCCTCCGAGATGCCAAGGTAGGTCGCGATGCGGCTCTCGCTCACGGTCGTGTCGTAGTGGTGGCACGTGTAGAACGCGGTCTCGCCGCTGCCGTTGTACATCGGCGCCTCGACCGCGCAGCCGTCGCCGGGAGGGGCCTCCCAGAAGCCGCCGCGGTTCGTGCCGGCCGGGAGTCCCGCCGCCCCCGCCGCGTCGAAGAACGCCGAGAAGTCCATCGACCGGTAGAGCGTGTCGGCTCGATTGGCGAGTGTCGGCTCGGCCTCGCGAACGATCCTCAGCCCCGCCGCGAGCCAGCCGTTGTCGACGGTGCTGAGGAACGGGTGGATGACCTCGCCCGAGGTCGGGAAGATCTCGAGCTTGGCGCCGGTGTCGGGCGCGTACCAGTTGTAGTACATGCCGCTGGCGTCGTTGCGCTCCATCGTCTCGAGCGTCGACACCGTCGCGGTCAAGCGATCCCGCGCTTCGTCGGCGTCGATGATGCCGAGGTCGCGCGCGGTCACCGTCGACCACAGGTACCCGCCGATGTTGGTCGGCGAGGTGTAGCCGGATGCCGTGGACTCATCCAGCGCACCCCCGATGTTGTCGTCGGGAAGGCCGGTGTTCTCGTGGGCCATCGCCGCGAGCGAGGCCCAGGTGTCGGCGGCATAGCGCTCGAGGTCACGTACGCCGGAGCCGGCATGCGCGGGCGGACCGGCGTGCCCCGGCGGACCGGGCTTCTCTCCCGGTGCGGCGACGGCGGGGGATGCCGCGGCGAGACCGCCCAGGACGAATCCGACGACCGCGGTGGATGCCGCGAGGGTGTGCTTCATGACTGGCTCTCCTCATCGAAAGCGCTCCGGGGGGACGGAGCTCACTGCTCTAAAACCTTACACGCGAAAGGTATTCACGCAACCCTCCCCCCGTCGCCCCGCGGGGTCGGCACTCGCGGCGTGAACCGTCGTGCGGAGTTCGTTCGAGACGCGCCGATACATCGGCATCCCGAACGGCGTGTCAGGCCCACACTCCGCAGGACGGCGCGCCGCCAGGCACTTGGCGCCCCCGCGACGGCCTCAGCGCAGCGCGCGGCAGGCGAGGTGCAGGGCGAGACGGGCGTCGGTGTCGGTGAGGTCGACGCCGAGCAACTCCTGCGCGCGAGCGATGCGCATCGCCACGGTATTGCGATGCAGGCCCAGGGCGGTCGCCGTGGCCGAGACGCCGGACTCGTGGTCGAGGTAGGCCGTCAACGTCTCGAGCAGTTCCGGGCCCTGCGAGGCGAGAGGAGCGAGG
Encoded here:
- a CDS encoding glucoamylase family protein; translated protein: MKHTLAASTAVVGFVLGGLAAASPAVAAPGEKPGPPGHAGPPAHAGSGVRDLERYAADTWASLAAMAHENTGLPDDNIGGALDESTASGYTSPTNIGGYLWSTVTARDLGIIDADEARDRLTATVSTLETMERNDASGMYYNWYAPDTGAKLEIFPTSGEVIHPFLSTVDNGWLAAGLRIVREAEPTLANRADTLYRSMDFSAFFDAAGAAGLPAGTNRGGFWEAPPGDGCAVEAPMYNGSGETAFYTCHHYDTTVSESRIATYLGISEGAIPATGLYGTHRTMPAGCDWAWQEQLPTGETRTYDGIDVYEGVYSYDGMSFAPSWGGSMFEALMPDLLIPETEWGPRSWGVNHPITVEVQKRHGLKEAGYGFWGFSPASNPFGGYAEYGVDIAGMRSDGYTSDAEKTDVDIDRPGCADGTNPDPTFGDGVVTPHAAFLALPYDRAGVLKNLRGLEKKLGAYGPGGFYDAVAVKSDTVAERYLSLDQSMIMAAIGNALTGDTLKDYMVDDRMEQNLRPAIEQQVFGSSWGASRH